The proteins below are encoded in one region of Penicillium psychrofluorescens genome assembly, chromosome: 4:
- a CDS encoding uncharacterized protein (ID:PFLUO_006676-T1.cds;~source:funannotate), with the protein MGKLTSTIGIPIKLLNEAQGHVVTLEITSGVVYRGKLLEAEDNMNVQLKDITVTARDGRVSHLDQVYIRGSHVRFFIVPDMLRNAPMFRSRGQRGRGVGLARGKATVQRARAGGRGR; encoded by the exons atgggCAAGCTCACCAGCACGATCGGCATCCCGATCAAGCTCCTCAATGAAGCACAG GGCCACGTCGTCACCCTCGAAATCACATCCGGCGTCGTCTACCGCGGGAAGCTCCTCGAAGCCGAAGACAACATGAACGTCCAACTCAAGGATATCACCGTCACCGCGCGCGATGGCCGTGTTTCGCATCTCGATCAGGTTTATATTCGGGGCAGTCAtgtgcgcttcttcatcgtgCCGGATATGTTGAG AAATGCTCCCATGTTCCGCTCACGAGGCCAGCGCGGGCGCGGTGTCGGGTTGGCGCGTGGAAAAGCCACGGTGCAGCGGGCGCGTGCGGGTGGGCGTGGACGGTAA
- a CDS encoding uncharacterized protein (ID:PFLUO_006677-T1.cds;~source:funannotate), translated as MASAPSPTASPAKPSKQVRHIANPRRLLILSPTSQSVSVIPPLLHSLTGVPVLDPPQKQTSSSSAADSPTPPQSSIDATAPNTTTSTTFAGYTTHSPLKIQSKYYTAEIPVWVDEIPLATETPGTVHTDTTPPTAEQWRTEFLSAEAEVVREAVGALVVCVRSPRDIPSEPQPDINGNADPAEREDVRALRDLMRGVGAVKERIDEERGGIGDVPGVFVLVGSRQKGLKAAQAADPSDELGLRDDEDELGDGGDDDAPFSVGWWEDQLFDMGLLGWEVIEWDPREQNLEPTKNRFGEYEGMPRIKEVLETHDWTSSVDTLDPDGEVDLDFDDDEFGPTVGFDNEVHELEREMFGLRMAIERGGGDGDEDELDQEDEHGEIKVESMEALMMRMRAIREMSSDLSEHERKRFAAKAVQDIMREL; from the exons ATGGCCTCCGCGCCATCACCCACCGCCTCCCCCGCGAAGCCCTCCAAGCAAGTCCGCCACATCGCCAACCCACGCCGACTGCTCATCCTCTCTCCAACTTCGCAATCTGTCTCGGTCATCCCACCACTCCTACACTCCCTGACCGGCGTGCCTGTCCTCGACCCTCCACAAAAGCAgacctcatcatcctctgCTGCCGACTCCCCAACCCCGCCACAATCCAGCATTGACGCTACAGCCCCAAAcacaaccaccagcaccaccttCGCGGGATATACAACGCACAGCCCACTCAAAATCCAATCAAAATACTACACCGCCGAAATACCCGTCTGGGTCGATGAGATTCCCCTCGCAACAGAAACACCAGGTACTGTCCACACAGACACGACCCCTCCAACGGCCGAGCAGTGGCGCACCGAGTTTCTAAGCGCAGAAGCCGAGGTCGTCCGCGAAGCTGTCGGCGCGTTAGTGGTTTGCGTGCGCAGTCCGCGCGATATACCGTCCGAACCACAACCGGACATAAATGGGAATGCTGATCCAGCGGAGCGTGAAGATGTGCGCGCGCTGAGGGACTTGATGCGCGGCGTTGGCGCTGTGAAAGAACgcattgatgaagagcgCGGTGGGATTGGTGATGTGCCTGGTGTTTTTGTGTTGGTTGGCTCGAGACAGAAGGGATTGAAGGCGGCGCAGGCTGCTGATCCTTCTGATGAACTGGGCCTCCgggatgatgaggatgagctgggagatggtggtgacgatgatgcccCATTCTCGGTTGGGTGGTGGGAAGACCAGCTGTTTGATATGGGGTTGCTGGGATGGGAGGTTATCGAGTGGGATCCGCGAGAGCAGAATCTGGAGCCGACGAAGAATCGGTTTGGAG AATATGAGGGCATGCCTCGCATCAAGGAAGTCCTGGAGACACACGACTGGACGTCCTCGGTTGATACGCTTGATCCAGACGGCGAAGTTGATCTGGActttgacgacgatgagttCGGTCCGACAGTCGGGTTTGATAACGAAGTCCATGAACTGGAGCGCGAGATGTTTGGTCTTCGCATGGCAATTGAgcgcggcggcggagacggagacgaggatgagctTGATCAAGAGGATGAGCATGGTGAGATCAAGGTTGAATCTATGGAGGCGCTGATGATGCGCATGAGAGCTATCCGGG AGATGAGCTCCGATCTATCGGAGCACGAGCGAAAGAGGTTCGCTGCGAAGGCGGTGCAGGATATCATGCGAGAGCTATGA
- a CDS encoding uncharacterized protein (ID:PFLUO_006678-T1.cds;~source:funannotate): protein MPPKSSSSGPSGFTKSYLLAYNTLNLAAWGTCVTYAATLLLSGTDLPTIFKRTYSPLLLATQSLAILEILHSLAGLVRAPLMTTAMQVASRLLLVWGIMYPFGGDILGAASRKAQLGDYAYLGCVAAWGVTEVIRYGFFAITLSGNTVPEWWTWLRYNTFYVLYPIGISSECTLIFQALAPAANISPFFPYALTVILLVYIPGSYILYTHMIAQRRKVMRGKSKAN, encoded by the exons atgcctcccaaGTCCTCCTCCTCAGGTCCATCGGGCTTCACAAAATCTTACCTTCTCGCCTACAACACCCTCAACCTAGCAGCATGGGGCACCTGCGTCACCTACGCCGcgaccctcctcctctccggCACCGACCTACCAACAATCTTTAAACGCACCTATTCCCCCCTCCTGTTGGCGACGCAATCGCTCGCAATCTTGGAGATCCTGCACAGTCTAGCGGGCCTGGTGCGCGCCCCGCTCATGACCACCGCCATGCAGGTTGCGagtcggctgctgctggtctggggCATCATGTACCCCTTCGGCGGCGATATCCTCGGTGCGGCGTCGCGCAAGGCCCAGCTGGGCGATTATGCATATCTGGGCTGTGTGGCAGCTTGGGGCGTTACCGAGGTGATCCGGTATGGGTTCTTTGCGATCACGCTTTCCGGGAATACCGTGCCGGAGTGGTGGACTTGGTTAAG GTATAACACCTTTTACGTGCTCTACCCGATCGGTATCTCGAGCGAGTGCaccctcatcttccaggctcTGGCGCCCGCGGCGAACATCAGTCCGTTCTTTCCGTATGCCCTTACCGTCATCCTCTTGGTCTACATCCCTG GGTCGTATATCCTGTACACGCACATGATTGCGCAGAGACGCAAGGTTATGCGTGGGAAGAGCAAGGCGAACTAA